From the Flavobacterium galactosidilyticum genome, one window contains:
- a CDS encoding L,D-transpeptidase, whose translation MKKIALILNISLALLFVACKQENKTESTAEKVVVKERHEPKKTSYHLESAKDWLSKNATDSTKFHIAYAVNRTDAANFKKMDSVVIPDDLTGDIEFYLPFPLTVSALKDINKIVFFSYPTQTFAAYEKGELVYTGPTNMGREKDKTPTGLFFTNWKAEETTSTFDDEWELRWNFNIENKLGVGWHQYTLPGYPASHSCLRLQEKDARKLYDFADQWELSNPETVKVKGTPVIVFGSYDFKAPKPWLELAKNPKALTISETEIENVTKPFLENILKEQKIRQDFQKVAN comes from the coding sequence ATGAAAAAAATAGCCCTGATTTTAAATATTAGTCTTGCATTATTATTTGTTGCTTGTAAGCAAGAAAATAAAACTGAGTCAACTGCTGAAAAAGTTGTTGTCAAAGAAAGGCATGAACCTAAAAAAACTTCTTATCATCTTGAAAGTGCCAAAGACTGGCTCTCAAAAAATGCTACTGATAGTACTAAATTCCACATTGCCTACGCCGTAAATAGGACGGATGCTGCGAATTTTAAAAAAATGGATTCTGTAGTTATTCCAGATGATTTAACTGGTGACATTGAATTTTATTTGCCATTCCCGCTAACCGTTTCGGCACTGAAAGATATTAATAAAATCGTCTTTTTTTCTTACCCCACACAAACATTTGCGGCTTATGAAAAAGGAGAATTAGTTTATACAGGGCCTACTAATATGGGAAGAGAAAAAGATAAAACTCCTACAGGTCTCTTTTTTACAAATTGGAAAGCAGAGGAAACAACGAGTACTTTTGATGATGAATGGGAATTACGTTGGAACTTTAATATCGAAAATAAATTAGGTGTAGGATGGCACCAATATACTTTGCCAGGTTATCCCGCTTCCCATTCATGTTTGAGACTTCAAGAAAAAGATGCTCGTAAATTATATGATTTCGCAGACCAATGGGAATTGTCTAATCCAGAAACGGTTAAAGTAAAAGGAACACCAGTAATTGTTTTTGGTAGTTATGATTTCAAAGCTCCTAAACCATGGTTAGAATTAGCTAAAAATCCTAAAGCATTAACTATTTCCGAAACTGAAATTGAAAATGTAACGAAGCCTTTTCTAGAAAATATTTTGAAAGAACAGAAAATTAGACAAGATTTTCAAAAAGTAGCCAATTAG
- a CDS encoding 3-ketoacyl-ACP reductase, whose translation MNDLKNKNALITGAGKGIGKAVAIALAKEGVNVILMARTQSDLDEVAKEVNALGVKSLTLIADVADITSVNTAVERALGEFKTIDILVNNAGVAAFGKFLELEPVAWENIIKVNLMGTYYVTRAVLPNMIERQTGDIINISSTAGLAGNALTSAYSASKFAVLGLTDSLMQEVRKHNIRVTALTPSTVATNMAKELNLTDGNPAKVMQSEDMAELIIAQLKLNRRVFIKNSSIWSTNP comes from the coding sequence ATGAACGATTTAAAAAATAAAAATGCACTTATTACGGGTGCCGGAAAAGGAATTGGAAAAGCAGTCGCTATTGCATTAGCTAAAGAAGGTGTAAATGTAATTTTAATGGCAAGAACGCAATCTGATTTAGATGAAGTAGCTAAAGAAGTAAATGCTCTGGGAGTAAAATCCTTGACTTTAATTGCTGATGTAGCTGATATTACTTCAGTAAATACGGCAGTTGAAAGAGCTTTAGGAGAATTTAAAACAATTGACATATTAGTCAATAATGCTGGAGTTGCAGCATTTGGAAAATTCTTAGAATTAGAACCTGTGGCTTGGGAAAACATTATTAAGGTAAATTTAATGGGAACGTATTATGTAACACGTGCTGTTTTACCTAACATGATTGAAAGACAAACGGGCGATATCATCAATATTTCTTCAACAGCAGGATTAGCTGGAAATGCTTTGACGAGTGCTTACAGTGCTTCAAAATTCGCTGTTTTAGGTTTAACTGATTCGTTGATGCAAGAAGTTCGTAAGCATAACATTAGAGTAACCGCTTTAACGCCAAGTACCGTTGCTACTAATATGGCGAAAGAATTAAACCTTACGGATGGTAATCCTGCTAAAGTGATGCAATCCGAAGACATGGCAGAATTAATTATCGCTCAATTGAAATTAAACCGAAGAGTTTTCATAAAAAACAGCAGTATTTGGTCTACAAATCCTTAA
- the mtaB gene encoding tRNA (N(6)-L-threonylcarbamoyladenosine(37)-C(2))-methylthiotransferase MtaB: MENRKKVAFYTLGCKLNFSETSTIARSIEDEGFDRVDFEEVADMYVINTCSVTENADKQFKQIVKKAMKLNNKAFIAAVGCYAQLKPEELASVDGVDLVLGATEKFKITDYINDLSKNDMGEVHSCEISEADFYVGSYSIGDRTRAFLKVQDGCDYKCTYCTIPLARGISRSDELENVLKNASEISKQNIKEIVLTGVNIGDYGKGEFGNKKHEHTFLELVQELDKVEGIERLRISSIEPNLLKNETIEFVSKSRTFVPHFHIPLQSGSNAILKLMKRRYQREVYTERVNKIREVMPHACIGVDVIVGFPGETDEHFLETYNFLNEMDISYLHVFTYSERDNTEAADMNGVVAANVRAKRSKMMRGLSVKKRRAFYESQLGTNRTVLFESENKEGYIHGFTENYVKVKTPWNPELVNTLHDINLTKIDEDGSVRMDFISALV, encoded by the coding sequence ATGGAAAATAGAAAAAAAGTTGCTTTTTATACGCTTGGTTGTAAATTAAATTTTTCGGAAACATCGACAATTGCTCGTTCTATTGAAGATGAAGGTTTTGATCGGGTCGACTTTGAGGAAGTTGCTGATATGTATGTGATAAATACATGTTCCGTTACTGAAAATGCAGATAAACAATTTAAGCAGATTGTAAAAAAAGCAATGAAGTTAAATAACAAGGCTTTTATTGCGGCGGTAGGTTGTTATGCACAGCTAAAACCAGAAGAATTAGCTTCAGTTGATGGTGTCGATTTAGTTCTTGGGGCTACTGAAAAATTTAAAATCACTGATTATATTAATGATTTGTCCAAAAATGATATGGGCGAAGTACATTCTTGCGAGATTTCTGAGGCTGATTTTTATGTAGGAAGTTATTCCATTGGTGACAGAACGCGCGCTTTCCTGAAAGTGCAGGATGGTTGCGATTACAAATGTACCTATTGTACGATTCCGTTAGCAAGGGGGATTTCTAGAAGTGATGAACTGGAAAATGTATTGAAAAATGCATCGGAAATTTCGAAACAAAATATTAAAGAAATTGTTCTGACCGGAGTAAATATTGGTGATTACGGAAAAGGTGAATTTGGGAATAAAAAGCATGAGCATACTTTTCTGGAATTAGTTCAAGAATTAGATAAAGTAGAAGGAATTGAGCGTTTGCGAATTTCGTCTATAGAACCTAATTTATTGAAAAATGAAACGATAGAATTTGTTTCAAAAAGCAGAACTTTTGTACCCCATTTTCATATTCCTTTGCAATCAGGAAGTAATGCTATTTTAAAGTTGATGAAGCGTCGCTACCAGCGAGAAGTTTATACTGAAAGAGTTAATAAAATACGCGAAGTAATGCCACATGCTTGTATTGGTGTGGATGTGATTGTTGGTTTTCCTGGTGAAACTGATGAGCATTTCTTGGAGACTTATAATTTCCTAAACGAAATGGATATTTCCTATTTACATGTTTTTACGTATTCAGAACGTGACAATACAGAAGCTGCTGATATGAATGGAGTTGTTGCTGCTAATGTTCGTGCAAAGAGAAGTAAAATGATGCGTGGCTTATCCGTTAAAAAACGTCGTGCTTTTTATGAAAGTCAGTTAGGAACAAATAGAACAGTACTTTTTGAAAGTGAAAATAAAGAAGGGTATATTCATGGTTTTACGGAGAATTACGTAAAAGTAAAAACACCGTGGAATCCAGAATTAGTGAATACATTACACGACATTAATTTGACTAAAATTGACGAAGATGGAAGCGTTCGTATGGATTTTATTTCGGCTTTAGTTTAA
- a CDS encoding S9 family peptidase: MKKTIYYLVILLISISNMNAQIVTNQKTVPILDRELFFGNPEISGGQLSPDGKWISFMKAYDGIMNIWIKKFDEPFEKARPLTNSKRPMQGYFWTYDGKYILYVKDENGDENRNVFAVDPMAKPVSNSVPISRNITPLKDISAQIDLVSIKNPDLLMVSLNDKDKAWHDLYQLKISTGELTKIYENKDRVTGYIFDWDDNLRILSKTDEKGTTTFFKKEGDKLTSIYETPVTEQAYVATWTPDNKEAYFVTNKGDLDLSSLFLMDMDTQKMKKIESDPKNRVDFGSLSVSDLTRELIATSYTDDKTEYLWKNKKWENNYKFLKSKFPGREISFQSQTKDESKFLIAVSGDKYAAEVYFFNAETKALVLQYVPRPALKKVEKYLAPMKPIHYKSSDGLEITGYLTLPVGKDGKNLPTVILVHGGPKGPRDNWGYNSIAQFLANRGYAVLQPNFRASGGYGKKFLNAGDLQWGKLMQDDITWGAKYLLSNGISNNDKIAIMGGSYGGYATLAGLAFTPDLYACGVDIVGPSNIFTLLESVPAYWESGRAFLYGMVGDPNTEVGKKLIHAASPIFSADKIVKPLLIIQGANDPRVKKAEAEQIVVALRDKGKQVSYILADDEGHGFAKPVNNMAMFAETEKFLAGILGGRYQKEMPENVAKRLKEMTVDVRTVTYVPKIN; the protein is encoded by the coding sequence ATGAAAAAAACTATTTATTACCTCGTTATATTACTAATTTCAATTAGCAATATGAATGCCCAAATTGTCACCAATCAAAAAACTGTTCCTATTTTAGATCGAGAATTATTTTTTGGTAATCCTGAAATTTCCGGTGGACAATTAAGCCCAGACGGAAAATGGATCTCATTTATGAAAGCTTATGATGGGATAATGAATATTTGGATCAAAAAATTTGATGAACCTTTTGAAAAAGCAAGACCACTCACTAACAGTAAACGTCCAATGCAAGGGTATTTCTGGACTTATGACGGCAAATACATTTTGTATGTAAAAGACGAGAATGGAGACGAAAATAGGAATGTTTTTGCAGTTGATCCTATGGCAAAACCAGTATCCAACAGCGTCCCTATATCCAGAAATATAACTCCTTTAAAAGATATAAGTGCACAAATTGATTTGGTTAGTATAAAAAATCCAGACTTATTGATGGTTTCTTTAAACGATAAAGATAAAGCTTGGCATGATTTATACCAACTTAAAATTTCTACAGGAGAGCTCACAAAAATATATGAAAACAAAGATAGAGTTACAGGTTATATTTTTGACTGGGACGATAATCTAAGAATCCTTTCTAAAACTGACGAGAAAGGAACGACAACCTTCTTCAAAAAGGAAGGTGACAAACTAACTTCCATTTATGAAACTCCAGTAACAGAACAAGCATATGTTGCCACTTGGACTCCAGATAACAAAGAAGCCTATTTTGTAACTAACAAAGGTGATTTAGACCTTTCTTCATTATTTTTAATGGATATGGATACTCAAAAAATGAAAAAAATTGAGAGTGACCCAAAAAACAGAGTAGATTTTGGTTCTTTGAGTGTTAGTGATTTGACCCGAGAATTGATAGCTACTTCTTATACTGATGACAAAACAGAATATCTATGGAAAAACAAAAAATGGGAAAATAATTATAAATTCTTAAAGTCTAAATTCCCTGGTAGAGAAATTTCTTTTCAAAGCCAAACTAAAGACGAAAGCAAGTTTTTAATTGCCGTATCTGGAGATAAATATGCCGCAGAAGTATATTTTTTTAATGCTGAGACTAAAGCATTAGTATTGCAATATGTGCCTAGGCCTGCTCTAAAGAAAGTGGAAAAATATTTAGCTCCTATGAAACCCATACATTATAAAAGTAGTGATGGTTTAGAAATTACAGGATATTTAACCTTGCCCGTAGGTAAAGACGGAAAGAATTTACCAACCGTAATTTTAGTACACGGCGGACCTAAAGGACCACGAGATAATTGGGGATACAATTCTATCGCTCAATTTTTGGCTAATCGTGGATATGCTGTTTTACAGCCTAATTTTAGAGCTAGTGGTGGTTATGGTAAGAAGTTCTTAAATGCAGGCGATTTACAATGGGGAAAACTAATGCAAGATGATATTACTTGGGGTGCGAAATATTTACTCTCAAATGGCATATCAAATAATGATAAAATAGCTATTATGGGTGGAAGCTACGGCGGGTATGCAACTTTAGCTGGACTTGCATTTACACCGGACCTTTATGCATGCGGTGTGGATATCGTAGGGCCAAGTAATATATTTACCTTATTAGAATCGGTGCCTGCTTACTGGGAATCTGGTAGGGCCTTTTTATATGGTATGGTTGGCGATCCAAATACAGAAGTTGGAAAAAAATTGATCCATGCTGCAAGTCCTATTTTTAGTGCGGACAAAATTGTAAAACCATTACTAATTATTCAAGGAGCAAATGATCCAAGAGTTAAAAAAGCAGAGGCCGAGCAAATTGTAGTTGCATTAAGAGACAAAGGGAAACAAGTGTCTTATATTTTAGCTGATGATGAAGGACATGGTTTTGCAAAACCAGTAAATAATATGGCAATGTTTGCTGAAACTGAAAAATTTCTAGCAGGAATTTTAGGTGGCAGGTATCAAAAAGAAATGCCAGAAAATGTAGCCAAACGCTTAAAAGAAATGAC